In Rhinoraja longicauda isolate Sanriku21f chromosome 13, sRhiLon1.1, whole genome shotgun sequence, one genomic interval encodes:
- the LOC144599511 gene encoding P2Y purinoceptor 12-like, with protein MALNETGSFFNYSNATAEDKCAPDRRNSQVIFSILYTILFIAGLLMNSLAIWVFFDIPSKSNFIVYLKNTVVADALMILTFLFKIIVESRFRTSAFQVFVCQVSSVIFYLTMYISIIFLALISADRYQKAAKPFGRSATCKPRTAKILSASIWLSLFILVLPNMLLYKRSAMPTSERKCSLLKTELGLKWHEVVNFICQIIFWTSLVVIVVCYALISKELYKSYQKTGGSSNQRKKINLNVFLVLAVFFTCFVPFHFARIPYTLSQTRDAFKCTVRIALYYIKETTLSMIALNACLDPLIYFFLCRSFRNMLSKKLRCCKKRLPKSLKNVRTSTDTSL; from the coding sequence ATGGCTCTGAACGAGACAGGAAGCTTCTTCAACTATTCAAACGCTACGGCAGAAGACAAGTGTGCCCCAGATCGTAGGAATAGCCAAGTGATTTTCTCCATACTTTACACCATCCTTTTCATCGCTGGCCTTCTGATGAACAGCCTGGCTATTTGGGTGTTCTTTGACATACCAAGCAAGTCAAACTTCATTGTGTACCTTAAAAATACCGTCGTGGCCGATGCACTAATGATACTGACTTTCCTGTTTAAGATTATCGTTGAGTCACGGTTCAGAACGTCAGCGTTCCAAGTCTTTGTCTGTCAGGTTAGTTCAGTCATCTTCTACCTGACTATGTACATTAGCATCATATTCCTAGCACTGATAAGCGCTGACCGTTACCAGAAGGCGGCAAAGCCATTTGGCCGTTCTGCAACGTGCAAACCCAGAACCGCCAAAATTCTCTCGGCGTCCATATGGCTGTCTTTATTTATCTTGGTTTTGCCCAACATGCTACTCTACAAGCGAAGTGCCATGCCAACAAGCGAACGCAAGTGTTCCTTACTCAAGACCGAGCTGGGCTTGAAGTGGCATGAAGTGGTGAACTTCATCTGCCAGATCATCTTCTGGACCAGCTTGGTGGTGATAGTTGTTTGCTATGCCCTGATAAGCAAGGAACTTTATAAATCCTATCAGAAAACAGGAGGCAGCTCAAATCAAAGGAAGAAAATCAACCTTAATGTTTTCCTTGTGCTGGCTGTGTTCTTTACCTGTTTTGTGCCCTTTCATTTTGCCAGGATCCCGTACACACTCAGCCAAACCCGAGATGCCTTCAAGTGCACAGTTAGAATTGCCCTGTACTACATCAAGGAAACTACACTCAGCATGATAGCGTTAAATGCATGCCTCGATCCATTAATTTACTTTTTTCTGTGTCGATCATTCAGGAACATGCTGTCCAAAAAGCTGAGATGCTGCAAAAAGAGACTGCCAAAGTCACTGAAAAATGTACGCACAAGTACAGACACTTCACTCTAG